In Solea senegalensis isolate Sse05_10M linkage group LG6, IFAPA_SoseM_1, whole genome shotgun sequence, one genomic interval encodes:
- the serhl gene encoding serine hydrolase-like protein, whose amino-acid sequence MMQALRGVRRLSSSSVIHTVSELSVPVPWGEIRGQVWGPDHGRHVLCLHGWADNCGTFKTLAPLLPKECRYVAMDLPGHGRSSHRPPGSFYSFPLYVMDVHRVIDALQWSKFSIIGHSMGGNIAGMYSALYPEKVEAVILLDSYGFLPTDVKEVPKVMRQGMDGMLHFEKKTEVEERVYTYEKAAQRLLAANPTLSEQSVQILLERGLVQVEGGVKFTRDRRINLKNIMRINLQQSLEMQSRIKASALVVLAEDGFEKIFAEKEQQKLSSALVQGYRDRSHTVVKVPGDHHVHLNDPGRVAPLVSDFLQTTVLSRSDRPTEKQTSKL is encoded by the exons tgtCGGAGCTCTCGGTTCCAGTCCCATGGGGAGAGATCAGAGGTCAGGTGTGGGGTCCTGATCACGGCCGCCATGTGCTGTGTCTTCACGGCTGGGCTGACAACTGTGGCACATTCAAGACCcttgctcctctgctgcccaAAG AGTGCAGGTATGTGGCGATGGATCTACCAGGTCACGGTCGGTCATCACATCGTCCTCCTGGCAGTTTCTACTCTTTTCCCCTGTATGTGATGGATGTACACAGAGTCATTGATG CTCTGCAGTGGAGCAAATTCTCCATCATAGGCCACAGTATGG GTGGGAACATCGCGGGGATG TACAGTGCTCTGTATCCTGAGAAGGTGGAGGCTGTCATACTTCTGGACTCCTATGGATTTCTACCGACAGATGTG AAAGAGGTTCCCAAAGTGATGAGACAGGGGATGGATGGCATGCTTCActttgagaaaaagacagaagtggAGGAAAGAGTTTACACCTATGAGAAAGCAGCTCAGAG gcTTTTGGCTGCAAACCCAACTCTGTCAGAACAGTCAGTGCAAATCCTTTTAGAGCGAGGTTTAGTTCAAGTTGAAGGAG GAGTTAAGTTCACTCGAGACCGTCGTATAAACCTG AAAAACATAATGCGCATCAATTTGCAGCAGAGTCTGGAGATGCAGTCGAGAATAAAAGCCTCCGCCTTAGTAGTTCT AGCAGAAGATGGCTTTGAGAAAATATTTGctgaaaaagaacaacagaAACTCTCATCGGCTCTTGTGCAGGGCTACAGGGACAGAAGT caCACAGTGGTGAAAGTACCGGGTGATCATCACGTCCATTTGAATGATCCTGGGCGTGTCGCTCCGCTTGTGTCGGACTTCCTGCAGACCACAGTGTTGTCACGGTCAGACAGACCAACAGAGAAGCAGACATCTAAGTTATAG